The Micropterus dolomieu isolate WLL.071019.BEF.003 ecotype Adirondacks linkage group LG22, ASM2129224v1, whole genome shotgun sequence genome contains a region encoding:
- the selenoo1 gene encoding selenoprotein O1 — protein sequence MAYLGPRLGRLRIFLPGVTVFRLLATVGMDDMGLAMSRSPLERLDFDNVALKKLPLDSSEEPGVRQVKGACFSRVKPQPLTKPRFVAVSHEALALLGLNGEEVMDDPLGPEYLSGSRVMPGSEPAAHCYCGHQFGQFAGQLGDGAACYLGEVKVPPGQDPELLRENPSGRWEIQVKGAGLTPYSRQADGRKVLRSSIREFLCSEVMFFLGVPTTRAGSIVTSDSRVIRDVYYSGHPRHERCSVVLRIAPTFLRFGSFEIFKQADEHTGRQGPSYGRDEIRGQMMDYVIEMFYPEIQQNYPDRVERNVAFFREVMRRTARLVAQWQCVGFCHGVLNTDNMSVLGLTLDYGPYGFMDRFDPDFICNASDNSGRYSYQAQPAICRWNLVKLAEALAPELPPDQAEAVMDEYLDLYNGFYLENMRKKLGLLKKDEPEDEMLITELLQTMHNTGADFTNTFRSLSQVSCPTEGESEGEEDLVKKTTDLLVEQCATLEELKSANKPTMDPRELAMLLSMAQSNPALFQMISDRGTIARQLDRLSKLKDLMETSQEELKTKQAEEWTGWITRYRKRLALELEGQSDVQAVQEERVRVMDSTNPRVILRNYIAQNAIEAAENGDFSEVQRVLKVLQKPFSSQPGLELPAWVGGGEGTGQAERDEGEEQQQEAASTSTARNPVPYDSKPPAWAREICVTUSS from the exons ATGGCTTATTTAGGGCCTCGTCTGGGACGGTTACGCATCTTTCTCCCCGGTGTTACCGTGTTCAGACTCCTCGCTACGGTCGGGATGGACGACATGGGTCTGGCAATGAGTCGTTCCCCGCTGGAGCGGCTCGACTTCGACAACGTCGCTCTCAAGAAACTCCCCCTGGACTCGTCCGAGGAGCCGGGGGTGCGGCAGGTGAAGGGAGCGTGTTTCTCCCGGGTGAAGCCGCAGCCGCTGACCAAGCCTCGGTTCGTGGCTGTGTCACACGAAGCCCTGGCGCTGCTGGGGCTCAACGGAGAGGAGGTCATGGACGATCCGCTCGGGCCAGAGTATCTCAGCGGATCCAGAGTTATGCCTGGATCCGAGCCCGCCGCTCACTGCTACTGTGGCCACCAGTTCGGCCAGTTCGCCGGGCAGCTGGGCGACGGGGCGGCATGCTACCTCGGGGAGGTGAAGGTGCCACCCGGACAAGATCCCGAACTGCTACGGGAAAACCCGAGCGGCCGGTGGGAGATTCAGGTGAAAGGAGCTGGACTGACCCCTTATTCCAG ACAAGCTGATGGCCGTAAGGTCCTGCGCTCCAGTATAAGAGAGTTCCTGTGCAGCGAGGTTATGTTCTTCTTGGGTGTTCCCACCACCAGAGCAGGCTCCATAGTGACCTCTGACAGCAGGGTCATACGGGATGTGTACTACAGCGGGCATCCTCGCCATGAGAGATGCTCTGTGGTGCTCCGTATTGCTCCCACCTTCCTCAG GTTTGGATCCTTTGAGATCTTCAAGCAGGCCGACGAGCACACGGGCCGTCAGGGTCCCAGCTATGGACGTGACGAGATCCGAGGTCAGATGATGGATTACGTCATTGAGATGTTCTACCCTGAGATCCAGCAGAATTACCCAGATAGGGTGGAGAGGAACGTGGCTTTCTTCAGAGAG GTGATGCGCCGTACAGCTCGACTCGTGGCTCAGTGGCAGTGTGTAGGTTTCTGCCATGGGGTCCTGAACACAGATAACATGAGCGTCCTGGGACTCACGCTGGACTATGGTCCATATGGATTTATGGACAG GTTCGATCCAGATTTCATTTGCAATGCCTCTGACAACTCCGGCCGATACTCCTACCAGGCCCAGCCAGCAATCTGCAGGTGGAACCTAGTGAAGCTGGCAGAGGCTCTTGCCCCAGAGCTGCCCCCAGACCAGGCTGAAGCCGTTATGGACGAGTACCTGGATCTGTATAATGGATTCTACCTAGAGAACATGAGGAAGAAGTTGGGCTTATTGAAGAAGGACGAGCCTGAGGATGAGATGCTGATCACTGAGCTGCTGCAGACCATGCACAACACAG GTGCTGATTTCACCAACACCTTCCGTAGCTTGAGTCAGGTTTCCTGTCCCACCGAGGGAGAAAGTGAGGGAGAAGAGGACCTTGTCAAGAAAACCACAGACCTGCTTGTGGAGCAGTGTGCCACCTTAGAGGAGCTTAAATCTGCCAACAAACCCACTATGGATCCACG TGAGCTGGCGATGCTGCTCTCTATGGCTCAGAGCAACCCAGCGCTGTTCCAGATGATCTCAGACAGGGGGACAATTGCGAGGCAGTTAGACAGACTCAGCAAACTGAAAGACCTGATGGAGACTAGCCAGGAAGAGCTGAAAACCAAACAGGCCGAGGAGTGGACCGGCTGGATCACACGCTATAG GAAGCGTCTGGCCCTTGAGCTGGAAGGCCAGAGTGATGTGCAGGCCGTGCAGGAGGAGAGGGTGAGGGTGATGGACAGCACCAACCCCCGTGTGATACTCAGGAACTACATTGCCCAGAATGCAATTGAGGCGGCTGAGAATGGAGACTTTTCTGAG GTCCAGCGGGTGCTCAAGGTTCTGCAGAAGCCTTTTTCTTCACAGCCAGGTCTGGAGCTTCCTGCATGGGTGGGTGGAGGCGAGGGCACCGGACAGGCAGAGAGGGACGAAGGAGAGGAGCAACAGCAAGAGGCGGCGTCTACATCTACAGCCAGAAATCCTGTCCCATATGACAGCAAGCCCCCGGCTTGGGCCCGTGAAATCTGTGTCACATGATCTTCATAA
- the mapk12a gene encoding mitogen-activated protein kinase 12 encodes MSNRVRPGYYRQEVNKTSWEVPSRYRDLRQVGTGAYGTVCSALDSRTDSKVAIKKLYRPFQSELFAKRAYRELRLLKHMKHENVIGLLDVFTADLSVDKFHDFYLVMPFMGADLGKLMKMQTLSQEKIQYLVYQILKGLKYIHSAGIIHRDLKPGNIAINPDCELKILDFGLARQTDSEMTGYVVTRWYRAPEVILSWMHYTQTVDIWSVGCIMAEMLKGRPLFKGSDHLDQLTEIMKVTGTPTQEFILKLDSEDAKRYIKSLPKVEKKDLQGMFPATNPQAVSVLERMLLLDPQSRVTAAEALALPYFSEFREPDEETEAQLYDHSLDNADLSLEQWKRHTFTEILTFKPVVPESKETSL; translated from the exons ATGTCTAATCGAGTCAGACCCGGCTACTACCGCCAAgaagtcaacaaaacatcaTGGGAAGTACCGAGCCGGTACCGGGATCTGAGGCAGGTGGGGACCGGGGCGTACGGGACGGTGTG CTCCGCACTGGACTCCAGAACAGACTCCAAAGTGGCCATCAAGAAGCTATACAGACCTTTCCAGTCTGAACTCTTCGCCAAGCGGGCCTACAGGGAGCTGAGGCTTCTCaaacacatgaaacatgaaaat GTGATTGGCCTATTAGATGTGTTTACTGCGGACCTCTCTGTGGACAAATTCCATGATTT TTATCTGGTGATGCCGTTCATGGGGGCCGATTTGGGGAAGCTGATGAAGATGCAGACGCTCTCACAAGAAAAAATTCAGTATTTGGTTTATCAGATACTTAAAGGGCTTAAG TATATTCATTCTGCTGGTATAATTCACAGG GACCTCAAACCAGGAAATATTGCCATCAACCCAGACTGTGAGCTAAAG ATTCTGGACTTTGGTTTGGCGcggcagacagacagtgagatgACGGGGTATGTGGTGACTCGCTGGTACAGAGCCCCAGAGGTCATCCTGAGCTGGATGCACTACACTCAGACTG TGGACATTTGGTCTGTGGGCTGCATCATGGCAGAGATGCTGAAAGGCAGACCTCTTTTTAAAGGCAGCGACC ACCTAGATCAGCTGACTGAGATCATGAAGGTCACAGGAACACCAACTCAGGAATTTATATTAAAACTAGATTCTGAGGAT GCCAAACGCTACATCAAAAGTCTTCCAAAGGTGGAAAAGAAAGACCTTCAGGGGATGTTTCCCGCAACTAATCCACAAG CCGTGTCTGTGCTTGAGCGCATGTTACTGCTGGACCCACAGAGCAGGGTAACCGCTGCGGAGGCTCTCGCGCTGCCTTACTTCTCTGAGTTCAGAGAACCAGATGAGGAGACGGAAGCACAGCTGTACGACCACTCTCTAGACAACGCAGACCTGTCCCTGGAGCAGTGGAAAC GTCACACCTTCACAGAGATCTTGACCTTCAAACCTGTTGTGCCAGAATCCAAGGAAACCTCACTATGA